One Theropithecus gelada isolate Dixy chromosome 3, Tgel_1.0, whole genome shotgun sequence genomic window carries:
- the LOC112620165 gene encoding GTPase IMAP family member 1-like, which translates to MGQQGKMGGNEEHVHGSAEDTQSRQDPTLRLLLVGRTGAGKSATGNSILGKRRFLSRLGATSVTRACTMASRRWDKWHVEVVDTLDIFSSEVPKTDPGCEERGRCYLLSAPGPHALLLVTQLGRFTAQDQQAVRQVRDMFGEDVLKWTVIVFTRKEDLAGGSLQDYVGSTENRALRELVAECGGRVCAFDNRATGREQEVQAEQLLGLVEGLVREHEGAHYSNELYELAHLLRWAGPEERLRRVAEGVAARMRRRPWGAWLRAGLWAWPKPPWSWRLGLALLLGGALLFCVLLHRRWSAAFAEVRSD; encoded by the exons ATGGGACAACAAGGGAAGATGGGAGGCAATGAGGAGCATGTCCATG GTTCAGCAGAGGACACCCAGTCCCGGCAGGATCCCACGCTGAGGCTCCTCCTTGTTGGGAGAACAGGGGCCGGAAAGAGCGCCACTGGGAACAGCATTCTGGGCAAGAGACGGTTCCTCTCCCGGCTGGGGGCCACATCTGTGACCAGGGCCTGCACCATGGCCAGCCGCAGGTGGGACAAGTGGCATGTGGAAGTCGTGGACACTCTGGACATTTTCAGCTCCGAAGTGCCTAAGACAGACCCCGGCTGTGAGGAGAGAGGTCGCTGCTACCTGCTCTCGGCCCCCGGGCCCCACGCGCTGCTCCTGGTGACCCAGCTGGGCCGGTTCACAGCCCAGGACCAGCAAGCGGTGAGGCAGGTGAGGGACATGTTCGGGGAGGACGTCCTGAAATGGACTGTCATCGTCTTCACCAGAAAGGAGGACCTGGCGGGGGGCTCCCTGCAGGATTACGTGGGCAGCACAGAGAACCGGGCCTTGCGCGAGCTGGTGGCCGAGTGCGGGGGCCGGGTCTGTGCCTTTGACAACCGGGCCACTGGCCGGGAGCAGGAGGTTCAGGCGGAGCAGCTTCTGGGGCTGGTGGAGGGCCTGGTGCGGGAGCACGAGGGCGCCCACTACTCCAACGAGTTGTACGAGCTGGCACATCTCCTGCGCTGGGCAGGCCCGGAGGAGCGGCTCCGGAGGGTGGCGGAGGGCGTGGCCGCCCGCATGCGGAGGAGGCCATGGGGCGCCTGGCTGCGGGCCGGGTTGTGGGCGTGGCCGAAGCCGccctggagctggaggctgggccTGGCCCTGCTGCTGGGGGGCGCACTCCTGTTCTGCGTGCTGCTCCACAGGCGCTGGTCGGCGGCCTTTGCTGAGGTCAGATCTGACTGA